A window of the Thermoanaerobaculia bacterium genome harbors these coding sequences:
- a CDS encoding MgtC/SapB family protein — translation MWPDDLSLLLRLLAAGGFAAVLGWEREKAGKSAGLRTHILVGIGAAMFVALARVTAAESGGTNASVLRLDPIQAVATGIGFLGAGLIFKSEDKVHGLTTAASIWTTAAVGFACGISHFVLAAGATVILFAVLRFLARFERAEGTTRR, via the coding sequence ATGTGGCCCGACGACCTCTCGCTCCTGCTCCGGCTGCTCGCCGCGGGCGGGTTCGCGGCCGTTCTCGGCTGGGAGCGCGAGAAGGCGGGGAAGTCGGCCGGCCTCCGGACCCACATCCTCGTCGGGATCGGCGCGGCGATGTTCGTCGCGCTCGCGCGCGTCACCGCGGCGGAGTCGGGCGGGACGAACGCGAGCGTGCTGCGCCTCGATCCGATCCAGGCGGTCGCGACGGGGATCGGATTTCTCGGGGCGGGGCTCATCTTCAAGAGCGAAGACAAGGTCCACGGCCTCACGACCGCGGCCTCGATCTGGACGACGGCCGCCGTGGGGTTCGCCTGCGGGATCTCCCATTTCGTGCTCGCGGCGGGGGCGACCGTGATCCTCTTCGCCGTGCTCCGCTTCCTCGCGCGGTTCGAAAGGGCGGAGGGCACGACTCGCCGCTGA
- a CDS encoding glycoside hydrolase family 127 protein, with the protein MISRRGFVRGAVSTAALLRAARFAFGAPAAPPAAEGLLAFDLPRVRLLPGPFFDAAGVNRRFLMNLDPDRLLHTFRVTARIPSSADPLGGWEAPENELRGHYTGHYLSALAMRFAAFGDDEAKSRGGAIVEALAKCQKAHGNGYLSAFPEELFDRLRRDERVWAPFYTLHKILAGMIEMATLAENAQALDVARGMANWTARWTQPLGEAAMARVLEREYGGMNEALYDLAAITGDESLRDVARRFDHERIFAPLAEGRDELKGLHVNTTIPKIVGAARRYELTGERRYRDVAEYFWREVTARRAYCTGGTSNGESWNAAPGVIAGELSGYTQECCPTYNMLKLTRHVAAWAEDAAPAEYAERALWNGILGTQHPADGSKLYYVPLASGYWKLFGTPLHDFWCCTGTGSESFAKVGEQIWSRSGEAAVVDQFIASELDWKEKKLRLVQETRFPETPETNVVVRAAEPVRAEIRLRIPSWTEGRAAGTLNGRPVEGFAAPGSWWSLDRVWRDGDRVSLTLPMRARFEATPDDPSTQAAMVGPIVLAGRLGKEGLTPSTLRAEPTKPRTVPEYKLDPVSAPELRGASLSPGARPLEFRAATIDGRAMELVPLNSLFDERYAVYWKIRSA; encoded by the coding sequence GTGATCTCCCGGCGGGGATTCGTTCGCGGCGCCGTCTCGACGGCGGCGCTTCTCCGGGCCGCCCGTTTCGCCTTCGGGGCGCCGGCGGCGCCCCCGGCGGCGGAGGGCCTCCTGGCGTTCGACCTCCCCCGGGTGCGGCTCCTTCCGGGACCGTTCTTCGACGCGGCCGGGGTGAATCGCCGGTTCCTGATGAACCTCGATCCCGATCGCCTGCTCCACACGTTCCGGGTCACCGCGCGAATTCCCTCCTCCGCCGATCCGCTCGGCGGATGGGAGGCGCCGGAAAACGAGCTCCGCGGGCATTACACCGGGCACTACCTGTCGGCGCTCGCGATGCGGTTCGCGGCTTTCGGGGACGACGAGGCGAAGTCCCGGGGCGGCGCGATCGTCGAGGCGCTCGCGAAGTGCCAGAAGGCGCACGGAAACGGCTATCTCTCCGCCTTTCCCGAGGAGCTCTTCGACCGGCTCCGCCGCGACGAGCGCGTCTGGGCGCCGTTCTACACGCTCCACAAGATCCTCGCCGGGATGATCGAAATGGCGACCCTCGCCGAAAACGCGCAGGCGCTCGACGTCGCCCGCGGAATGGCGAACTGGACGGCGCGGTGGACGCAGCCGCTGGGCGAGGCGGCGATGGCGCGCGTCCTCGAGCGCGAGTACGGCGGCATGAACGAGGCGCTCTACGACCTCGCGGCGATCACGGGCGACGAGAGCCTCCGCGACGTCGCCCGCCGCTTCGACCACGAGCGGATCTTCGCGCCTCTCGCCGAGGGCCGCGACGAGCTCAAAGGCCTTCACGTCAACACGACGATCCCCAAGATCGTCGGCGCCGCCCGCCGGTACGAGCTGACCGGCGAGCGCCGGTATCGCGACGTGGCGGAATACTTCTGGCGGGAGGTCACCGCGCGGCGCGCCTACTGCACGGGGGGCACGAGCAACGGCGAGAGCTGGAACGCCGCACCGGGCGTCATCGCGGGGGAGCTCTCGGGATACACGCAGGAATGCTGCCCGACGTACAACATGCTGAAGCTCACCCGGCACGTCGCGGCATGGGCGGAGGACGCCGCCCCCGCGGAATACGCCGAGCGTGCGCTCTGGAACGGCATCCTCGGAACCCAGCATCCCGCGGACGGGTCGAAGCTCTACTACGTGCCGCTCGCTTCCGGGTACTGGAAGCTCTTCGGGACGCCTCTCCACGATTTCTGGTGCTGCACCGGAACGGGGAGCGAGTCGTTCGCGAAGGTCGGCGAGCAGATCTGGAGCCGCTCCGGCGAGGCCGCCGTCGTCGATCAGTTCATCGCTTCGGAGCTGGACTGGAAAGAGAAGAAGCTCCGACTCGTCCAGGAGACGCGCTTCCCGGAAACCCCGGAGACGAACGTCGTCGTCCGGGCGGCCGAGCCGGTTCGGGCGGAGATCCGGCTCCGGATCCCCTCCTGGACGGAGGGCCGCGCGGCGGGAACCTTGAACGGCCGTCCGGTCGAGGGCTTCGCGGCGCCGGGAAGCTGGTGGTCGCTCGACCGCGTGTGGCGCGACGGCGACAGGGTGTCGCTCACGCTGCCGATGCGGGCGCGCTTCGAAGCGACTCCGGACGATCCTTCGACGCAGGCCGCGATGGTCGGGCCGATCGTGCTCGCCGGAAGGCTCGGAAAAGAGGGGCTGACGCCCTCGACGCTGCGCGCCGAGCCGACGAAGCCGCGCACCGTCCCGGAGTACAAGCTCGATCCGGTATCCGCTCCCGAGCTCCGCGGGGCGTCATTGTCCCCGGGGGCCCGTCCTCTCGAGTTCCGGGCCGCGACTATCGACGGCCGCGCGATGGAGCTCGTGCCGTTGAACTCCCTGTTCGACGAGCGTTACGCGGTGTACTGGAAAATCCGGAGCGCGTGA
- a CDS encoding glycosyltransferase family 39 protein: MKGVPWQADPGGEDRPRTIPWAILGSLALVAVAIRLYRLNHFSYWLDEILESFTIHDSWKGLWRSLRSQGIQAPIDYVVGKILGTLHPSDAARKLPAVVWGTATVVTAAAFMARRAGRIAGVVTGVLLAVSPFHVHYSQELRPYSLGMFLLCASLLALESFLARPSVTRLAALYGASLATAYALYVAALALLLAGAALVIEDAFSSDRVRSRSARRFLAAGPVFAIALWLGFLPWWPVFLTGIRGAPMGTAPVFSMARIPRFFSFFGFGHVDWQPLGWPGALFAGGCAAGAVLACRRPGVRFLLPWSIGGFAILEILERHHPIFDSIFHYTPMGIALVGLFALSLSALIARPSTKRLGIGLLILSAALEIVSLREYFRTGRPDWRPLGAYLRASPADERIITDTDYTFVCVTYYVAGADWFETLHSPGARSIVTVRDDPASIAWLREPGKTAWLVLRGGRTSALTRWAEPYPGIAFPGAEEGAVVKRIAPDR; this comes from the coding sequence TTGAAGGGTGTTCCGTGGCAAGCGGATCCCGGCGGGGAGGATCGACCGCGCACCATTCCGTGGGCGATCCTCGGCTCCCTCGCCCTCGTCGCGGTCGCCATTCGCCTCTATCGTCTGAATCATTTTTCGTACTGGCTCGACGAGATCCTGGAATCCTTCACGATTCACGATTCCTGGAAAGGGTTGTGGCGGTCGCTTCGGTCCCAGGGAATCCAGGCGCCCATCGATTACGTCGTCGGAAAGATTCTCGGCACGCTGCATCCCTCCGACGCGGCGAGAAAGCTGCCGGCGGTCGTCTGGGGAACGGCGACGGTCGTCACGGCGGCGGCCTTCATGGCCCGGCGGGCCGGCCGGATCGCCGGGGTCGTGACCGGCGTTCTCCTCGCCGTTTCACCGTTCCACGTCCACTACTCACAGGAACTGAGACCGTACTCGCTCGGGATGTTCCTGTTGTGCGCGTCACTGCTCGCGCTCGAGAGCTTCCTGGCGCGGCCCTCGGTCACGCGCCTGGCCGCCCTCTACGGCGCGAGCCTTGCGACCGCGTACGCTCTCTACGTCGCCGCGCTCGCCCTCCTCCTGGCCGGCGCCGCTCTCGTCATCGAGGACGCGTTTTCCTCCGACCGGGTCCGGTCGCGTTCCGCGCGTCGATTCCTGGCGGCCGGTCCGGTGTTCGCAATCGCCTTGTGGCTCGGGTTCCTGCCGTGGTGGCCGGTCTTCCTGACCGGGATCCGCGGCGCTCCGATGGGAACCGCTCCCGTATTTTCGATGGCGCGGATCCCCCGGTTCTTCTCGTTTTTCGGTTTCGGACACGTCGACTGGCAGCCTCTCGGGTGGCCGGGAGCGCTCTTCGCCGGGGGATGCGCCGCCGGGGCCGTCCTGGCCTGCAGAAGGCCGGGCGTTCGGTTCCTTCTGCCGTGGTCCATCGGCGGGTTCGCGATCCTCGAGATCCTGGAACGACATCATCCGATCTTCGACTCGATCTTCCACTACACGCCGATGGGAATCGCCCTCGTCGGCCTTTTTGCGCTATCCCTGTCGGCGCTGATCGCCCGACCTTCGACGAAGCGGCTCGGAATCGGGCTGCTGATCCTGTCCGCCGCGCTCGAGATCGTGTCGCTCCGCGAATACTTTCGGACCGGCCGACCCGACTGGCGGCCGCTCGGCGCTTACCTGCGGGCGAGCCCGGCCGATGAGCGGATCATCACCGACACCGACTACACCTTCGTCTGCGTCACTTACTACGTCGCGGGGGCGGACTGGTTCGAGACACTGCACTCGCCCGGCGCGCGTTCGATCGTCACGGTCCGGGACGATCCGGCATCGATCGCGTGGCTCCGTGAGCCGGGGAAGACCGCGTGGCTGGTCCTTCGCGGTGGTCGGACTTCGGCGCTCACGCGATGGGCGGAGCCTTACCCCGGGATCGCTTTTCCCGGCGCGGAAGAAGGAGCGGTCGTCAAACGGATCGCTCCCGACCGCTGA